One genomic region from Anabaena sp. PCC 7108 encodes:
- a CDS encoding alpha/beta fold hydrolase: MQDWWQVNFPKGRQNLIIPDANGYPIKIAYGEKGTGKPLILLHGLGSWSYNWRHSIKPLSEYFRVICFDAKGYGFSEKPLSRREENGHQVIELKRIIQALCDEPPIIVAESLGALVAVALAEKYPQLIGRLVVINTPIFAERLPNWMMGILAKIPLEIIHTIDSLRLTYWFAPIVREMMAIERRKVLFDPTILSEEDIYWITYPLIEIPGTLVKVTEELQIAIKEIENFQTKKPNLLTNIQNNLSTIECPTLVLWGDQDSWFPVSHGKKLHQHIPNSRLQILHNCDHDASTGSADVVNAAILEFLKDTNYQ, encoded by the coding sequence ATGCAAGATTGGTGGCAAGTTAATTTTCCTAAAGGGCGGCAAAATCTGATTATTCCTGATGCCAATGGCTACCCTATAAAAATAGCCTACGGCGAAAAAGGTACAGGTAAACCGCTGATTCTATTACACGGTTTAGGTAGTTGGAGTTATAATTGGCGGCACAGTATCAAGCCATTATCTGAATATTTTCGGGTGATTTGTTTTGATGCTAAAGGCTATGGCTTCTCAGAAAAACCTCTATCACGTCGAGAAGAAAACGGTCATCAAGTAATTGAACTCAAGCGAATTATTCAAGCTTTATGTGATGAACCGCCTATCATTGTCGCCGAGTCCTTAGGTGCATTAGTTGCTGTAGCATTAGCTGAAAAATATCCTCAATTAATCGGGCGTTTAGTAGTAATTAACACGCCTATATTTGCCGAACGTTTACCCAATTGGATGATGGGAATACTTGCCAAAATACCATTAGAAATAATACATACTATAGACTCTCTCCGTCTCACATATTGGTTTGCACCTATAGTTAGAGAAATGATGGCTATAGAAAGACGTAAGGTGTTATTTGATCCGACAATTCTCTCAGAAGAAGATATTTATTGGATCACTTACCCGTTGATTGAAATTCCGGGAACCTTAGTAAAGGTTACAGAAGAGTTACAAATAGCAATCAAGGAAATTGAGAATTTCCAAACTAAAAAACCAAATCTACTCACTAACATTCAAAATAATCTTAGTACTATTGAATGTCCTACGCTAGTTTTATGGGGTGATCAAGATAGTTGGTTTCCTGTAAGTCATGGTAAAAAATTGCATCAACATATTCCTAATTCGCGCTTACAAATTTTACATAATTGTGATCATGATGCCTCAACTGGTTCGGCTGATGTGGTAAACGCAGCAATTTTAGAATTTTTAAAAGATACTAATTACCAATAA
- a CDS encoding DUF4112 domain-containing protein, whose protein sequence is MSNYPHRPAIESDGYAPTLKRLNQISRLLDNAITIPGTQVGIGLDPILGLIPIGGDVLGLMLSVYIIIESARLGVSKASLSRMVVNIIIDALIGAIPMLGDFFDFAWTANNYNIKLLEDYLNSPGEKKKADQGFIIALFAGLFLLTIVLIALPVILIRMLWNALTSS, encoded by the coding sequence ATGTCTAATTATCCTCATCGACCGGCAATTGAATCTGATGGTTATGCACCTACATTAAAGCGTCTAAATCAAATTAGTAGATTATTAGATAATGCTATCACCATTCCCGGCACTCAGGTAGGGATTGGGTTAGATCCAATTCTGGGATTAATACCTATTGGTGGTGATGTTTTGGGATTGATGCTTTCTGTCTACATTATTATCGAATCGGCTCGGTTAGGAGTATCTAAAGCCAGTTTGAGCCGAATGGTTGTCAATATCATTATCGATGCCTTAATAGGTGCGATACCCATGTTAGGAGACTTTTTTGATTTCGCCTGGACTGCCAACAATTATAATATTAAGTTATTAGAAGATTATTTGAATTCTCCTGGGGAAAAAAAGAAAGCTGATCAGGGTTTTATCATCGCCCTCTTCGCAGGATTATTTCTGCTTACTATTGTCTTAATTGCATTACCTGTTATATTAATAAGAATGTTATGGAACGCCTTAACTAGCAGTTAA
- a CDS encoding YihY/virulence factor BrkB family protein, which translates to MPKPYFVSFFHHLTWRTLKKTFARTIERKLLGLASEIAFNAMLSLFPAILALLTAIGLMAESLQNTFLQLALRLSQIVPQEAWILISDFATNEIANSKNSGLFSLSFLLAIWTASGAVSTAMTTFDQIQQVSPENTRPFWKAKLISLGLTFGTILLLILASFLVFTSDLILGIIVSGNAALVFLLHIWQLLLWPLALVIVASTFSLVYRYGSSVWKQGIPLMPGAVLAAIFWAILSALFRLYVTNFGNYNKVYGAVGTFIVLMLWLWMSAFVFLIGYQLNIIVGEDIKSEKSLKKC; encoded by the coding sequence ATGCCCAAACCTTATTTTGTCAGCTTTTTTCATCACCTCACTTGGCGGACACTGAAAAAAACCTTTGCCAGAACTATCGAAAGAAAACTTTTGGGACTGGCCTCAGAAATTGCCTTTAATGCTATGTTATCGCTGTTTCCAGCAATTCTTGCCCTACTCACAGCCATTGGGTTAATGGCAGAATCCTTACAAAACACATTTCTTCAACTAGCGCTGCGACTGAGTCAAATTGTACCTCAAGAAGCTTGGATTTTAATTAGTGATTTTGCTACCAACGAAATTGCCAATTCTAAAAATAGTGGTTTGTTTTCTCTAAGTTTTCTACTCGCTATTTGGACAGCTTCTGGTGCAGTCAGTACTGCTATGACAACTTTCGATCAAATCCAGCAAGTTAGCCCAGAAAATACCCGTCCCTTTTGGAAAGCTAAACTCATTTCTCTAGGATTAACATTTGGGACAATTTTACTATTAATTTTAGCCTCATTTCTCGTCTTCACCAGTGATTTAATCTTAGGAATCATAGTGAGTGGCAATGCTGCTTTGGTATTCTTATTACATATATGGCAACTGCTACTCTGGCCTTTAGCCTTGGTAATTGTTGCCTCTACCTTTAGCTTAGTCTATCGTTATGGTTCTAGCGTCTGGAAACAGGGTATACCACTCATGCCAGGGGCTGTATTAGCCGCTATATTCTGGGCAATTCTTTCTGCTTTATTTCGCCTTTACGTCACCAATTTTGGCAATTACAATAAAGTCTATGGTGCAGTAGGAACTTTCATAGTCTTAATGCTGTGGTTGTGGATGAGTGCTTTTGTTTTCCTGATTGGATACCAGTTGAATATCATTGTCGGTGAAGATATAAAATCTGAAAAATCACTGAAAAAGTGCTGA
- a CDS encoding AbrB family transcriptional regulator, which produces MNQNSSAASTQKKSVTKQKLLINPLTIVAGELLLALPLGFLLAKLQIGGIAWIFGGIVAGVFVCQGYRVLCEYTPKPNRTARKVGMALVGLTVGAANAPNHLVSLAAGLPIFVFLTFFMLLCSMGIGYFYSRLSKTNILTAMLATVPGGVGVMSAIAADYNRNVSLVALVQAIRVTAVVVIIPFIAKTSVGNSWNLPILPAKLALISFDPVQIGLLLLILAITALLVYLVKLGRIPAGDFFGALLIGIAINPLLDILPFMGDIDFNPPILIKLVGQMLLGITIGEYWGDQPNFEKQTLGYALVSVAMTLIVGAIAAILAMKLTNWDWLTCLLVTAPGGSAEMILVALTLNHHVEIVTTGHIVRLIAINSSLPLWLFLFRRFDSFMEQTAHGIPHSRS; this is translated from the coding sequence ATGAATCAAAACAGCAGTGCTGCTTCCACTCAGAAGAAATCAGTTACTAAACAAAAGCTATTGATAAATCCACTCACCATTGTGGCTGGAGAACTATTGTTAGCATTGCCTTTGGGTTTCCTATTAGCAAAGTTACAAATTGGGGGAATTGCTTGGATATTTGGAGGAATTGTGGCTGGTGTGTTCGTATGTCAGGGATATCGAGTTCTGTGCGAATATACACCTAAACCAAACCGGACTGCGAGAAAGGTAGGAATGGCACTTGTCGGTTTAACTGTTGGTGCAGCCAATGCACCAAATCATCTAGTTAGTTTAGCTGCTGGCTTGCCAATTTTTGTGTTTCTAACTTTTTTCATGCTGCTGTGCAGTATGGGTATTGGCTATTTTTATTCTCGTCTTAGTAAAACCAACATTTTAACGGCAATGCTGGCCACAGTTCCTGGAGGTGTGGGAGTGATGTCAGCGATCGCAGCTGATTATAATCGCAATGTGAGTTTAGTCGCATTAGTTCAGGCAATTCGTGTTACAGCCGTGGTTGTTATCATTCCCTTTATTGCCAAAACATCCGTAGGTAATTCCTGGAATTTACCGATATTGCCCGCAAAATTAGCTTTAATCAGTTTTGATCCAGTACAAATAGGATTACTGTTATTAATCCTGGCAATTACAGCATTATTGGTTTATTTAGTTAAATTAGGCAGAATTCCTGCTGGGGATTTTTTTGGGGCGCTGTTAATTGGTATTGCTATTAATCCCTTATTAGATATATTGCCTTTTATGGGTGATATTGACTTTAATCCACCAATTTTAATTAAATTAGTCGGACAAATGCTGCTGGGAATTACTATTGGCGAATATTGGGGAGATCAACCCAACTTTGAAAAACAGACTCTAGGCTATGCCTTGGTTTCCGTAGCTATGACTCTAATTGTGGGTGCGATCGCTGCTATACTAGCAATGAAATTAACTAATTGGGACTGGTTGACTTGTCTGCTAGTGACAGCACCAGGAGGATCAGCAGAAATGATTCTCGTCGCCCTGACTTTAAATCATCACGTCGAAATTGTCACAACTGGGCATATAGTCCGATTGATTGCAATTAACAGTTCTTTACCTCTATGGTTGTTTTTGTTTCGCCGTTTTGACAGTTTTATGGAGCAGACAGCACATGGTATCCCACATTCAAGAAGTTGA
- a CDS encoding DUF1838 domain-containing protein: MVSHIQEVDVQQWVKTRSSLDSNESTFLIWTGKIYSFVPGEKRQLLFKIVGMSVSRCILTLEGRWDFISRELTYYLNPDTEEILRKWENPWTGETVSVIHVANSPVQSKFSGKVPLQVDGENSTFVFDIFPNYPNPLAEDPKFAEYCSSPIYQSAEMFKITVPSADLVNSELNTVTELNLSWDKIGQWLPWMKMGDRPGYLIYSSTGSKVGSFTELPPLLQAEINTRVPLYKQAPKAFMDGENITSLLYFQKHFPAYLAGEIFPLPEPEES, translated from the coding sequence ATGGTATCCCACATTCAAGAAGTTGATGTCCAACAATGGGTAAAAACTCGTTCTTCACTAGATTCCAATGAATCTACTTTCCTGATTTGGACAGGTAAAATCTATAGTTTTGTGCCTGGGGAAAAACGACAACTATTGTTTAAAATTGTGGGCATGAGTGTGAGTCGGTGTATTCTCACTCTCGAAGGTCGTTGGGATTTTATTTCTAGAGAATTAACTTACTACCTAAACCCAGACACAGAAGAGATTTTGCGAAAATGGGAAAACCCTTGGACAGGGGAAACTGTGTCAGTAATACACGTCGCTAATAGTCCAGTGCAAAGCAAGTTTAGCGGTAAAGTTCCTCTGCAAGTTGATGGCGAAAATAGTACCTTCGTCTTTGATATCTTTCCCAATTATCCCAATCCTTTAGCAGAAGATCCCAAATTCGCTGAATATTGTTCTTCACCAATTTATCAATCTGCGGAAATGTTTAAAATCACAGTTCCTAGTGCAGATTTAGTCAACTCAGAATTGAACACTGTCACGGAACTGAATCTAAGTTGGGATAAAATTGGTCAATGGTTGCCTTGGATGAAAATGGGCGATCGCCCCGGTTATCTTATTTATAGTTCTACAGGCAGTAAAGTTGGCAGTTTCACAGAATTACCCCCACTTCTCCAAGCTGAAATTAATACTCGCGTTCCTTTGTATAAGCAAGCCCCGAAAGCCTTTATGGACGGGGAAAACATCACTTCTTTGTTGTATTTCCAAAAGCATTTTCCCGCTTATTTAGCTGGGGAAATATTTCCCTTACCCGAACCAGAAGAAAGTTAG
- a CDS encoding type II toxin-antitoxin system RelE/ParE family toxin, with translation MNEKYQIVIQPEAQKAIEEAYFWFSNISPYKARVWIEGLYKSILSLEKIPYRCSLSFENEFFEQELRQLIYGKGKTAYRIIFTIVDDNVQIIFVRHAAQKPMIDESE, from the coding sequence ATGAATGAGAAATATCAAATCGTCATCCAACCAGAAGCACAAAAAGCTATAGAAGAGGCTTATTTCTGGTTTAGTAATATTTCTCCTTATAAGGCTAGAGTATGGATAGAGGGATTGTATAAATCTATATTATCCCTAGAAAAAATTCCTTATCGCTGTTCTCTATCATTTGAAAATGAGTTTTTTGAACAAGAACTTCGACAACTTATATATGGTAAAGGAAAAACCGCCTATCGGATTATTTTTACAATTGTTGATGATAATGTTCAGATTATTTTTGTGAGACACGCTGCTCAAAAACCGATGATAGATGAATCTGAATAA
- a CDS encoding type II toxin-antitoxin system Phd/YefM family antitoxin has protein sequence MLIQLVIMINIAKDIHSLTEFKRNTTEFLQRIKQTKHPLVLTVNGKAELVVQDVESYQELLDAAELVETLKGIKLGLEQMQRGEGKKADDFFNELFNKLDNSQ, from the coding sequence ATGCTAATTCAACTTGTAATCATGATCAATATTGCTAAAGATATACATTCCCTCACGGAATTTAAGCGTAATACCACTGAATTTCTACAACGGATTAAGCAAACAAAACACCCCTTAGTTCTCACTGTCAACGGAAAAGCCGAGTTAGTTGTTCAAGATGTAGAATCTTATCAAGAACTATTAGATGCTGCTGAGTTAGTAGAAACCTTAAAAGGTATTAAACTTGGACTAGAACAAATGCAGCGAGGTGAAGGGAAAAAAGCCGATGATTTCTTTAATGAATTGTTTAATAAATTAGACAATTCCCAATGA